One genomic segment of Rivularia sp. PCC 7116 includes these proteins:
- a CDS encoding NgoPII family restriction endonuclease gives MADILQAIKAIIDNTIPDIVSYSQGKNRINSAGDALEDFIKDIFSEALKDSDLTLKNKKYSEAFSYIGNQNNPPDIILKNGDAIEVKKIESLKSSIALNSSYPKSKLYFDEPMITNSCRNCEDWQEKDIIYAIGVVKEKKLQLLWLIYGDCYAADREIYQRIRNKINSGITEIPNVEFSETKELGRVNKVDPLGITYLRIRGMWGIKNPVVVYDYLFENLDINTFKLIVVMKEEKYLSFPYEKRMLLEGISNQNFTIRK, from the coding sequence ATGGCTGATATACTTCAAGCAATTAAAGCAATTATTGATAACACTATCCCTGATATTGTAAGTTATTCTCAGGGTAAAAATAGAATTAATAGTGCAGGTGATGCTTTAGAAGATTTTATAAAAGATATATTTTCTGAAGCTTTAAAAGACAGCGATTTAACTCTCAAAAATAAAAAATATTCAGAGGCTTTTTCTTATATTGGCAATCAGAATAATCCACCTGATATAATTTTGAAAAATGGCGATGCAATCGAAGTTAAAAAGATTGAATCATTAAAATCAAGCATTGCGTTAAATAGTTCTTATCCTAAATCAAAATTATACTTTGACGAGCCAATGATAACAAATTCTTGCCGTAACTGCGAAGACTGGCAAGAAAAGGACATAATTTATGCAATTGGAGTTGTAAAAGAGAAAAAGCTACAATTACTTTGGTTGATATATGGTGATTGTTATGCTGCTGATAGAGAAATATATCAAAGGATTCGCAATAAAATAAATAGCGGAATAACGGAAATACCAAACGTTGAATTTTCTGAAACTAAAGAATTAGGAAGAGTAAATAAAGTAGATCCTCTAGGTATAACATATCTAAGAATACGAGGAATGTGGGGAATTAAAAACCCTGTAGTTGTATATGACTATCTGTTTGAAAATCTTGATATCAATACTTTTAAATTGATAGTAGTAATGAAAGAAGAAAAATATTTATCTTTTCCTTACGAGAAAAGAATGCTTTTAGAAGGAATATCAAATCAAAACTTCACAATCAGAAAGTAA
- a CDS encoding DNA cytosine methyltransferase — MNIVSLFSGCGGLDLGFEEAGFNVIWANEYDKSIWDTYEFNHPNTQLDKRDIRKIVPDDIPDCIGIIGGPPCQSWSEAGAQRGIDDSRGRLFFDYIRILKEKKPLFFLAENVGGILAKKHDRAFTNILSHFKDAGYEVTYQLLNAADFLVPQDRKRVIIIGYREDMGGTFEFPRAINNQLTLQNAIYDIKDIEAIAIDSKMNQSNIVIPNHEYKQGSFSSIYMSRNRVRSWNQPSFTIQAGARHAPIHPQANKMIWVEKDKWKFDEKSPKPYRRLSVRECARIQTFPDNFIFKYKYIGDGYKMIGNAVPVMLAKILSEKVFLDIKQYLESGFYKAVIKQEVPRQLTLF; from the coding sequence ATGAATATTGTATCTCTATTTTCAGGTTGCGGAGGATTAGATTTAGGGTTTGAGGAAGCTGGATTTAATGTGATTTGGGCGAATGAGTATGATAAGTCTATCTGGGATACTTATGAATTCAACCACCCGAATACCCAATTAGATAAAAGAGATATTAGAAAAATAGTTCCCGATGATATTCCCGACTGTATTGGAATTATAGGTGGCCCTCCTTGCCAAAGTTGGAGCGAAGCAGGAGCGCAAAGAGGTATTGATGATAGTAGAGGTCGATTATTTTTTGATTATATTAGAATTTTGAAGGAAAAAAAGCCTTTATTTTTTCTAGCTGAAAATGTTGGTGGAATTTTGGCTAAAAAACACGATAGAGCATTTACAAATATTTTGTCTCATTTTAAAGATGCTGGTTATGAAGTTACCTATCAGTTATTAAATGCTGCTGATTTCTTAGTTCCTCAAGATAGAAAAAGAGTAATTATTATTGGTTATCGAGAAGATATGGGTGGGACATTTGAATTTCCCCGTGCAATCAACAATCAATTAACTCTCCAAAACGCTATTTATGACATTAAAGATATTGAAGCTATTGCAATAGATTCTAAAATGAATCAAAGTAATATAGTAATACCAAATCATGAATATAAGCAAGGGAGCTTTTCTAGTATTTATATGTCTAGAAATCGAGTCAGAAGTTGGAATCAACCATCTTTTACAATACAGGCTGGTGCTAGACACGCTCCCATACATCCACAAGCAAATAAAATGATTTGGGTTGAAAAAGATAAATGGAAATTTGACGAGAAATCTCCCAAACCATATCGAAGATTATCGGTTAGAGAATGTGCGAGAATTCAAACTTTTCCAGACAATTTTATTTTTAAGTATAAGTATATTGGTGATGGATATAAAATGATAGGAAATGCCGTTCCGGTTATGTTAGCGAAAATATTATCAGAAAAAGTTTTCTTAGATATCAAACAATATCTAGAGTCGGGATTTTACAAAGCTGTAATTAAACAAGAAGTTCCTAGACAATTAACTCTATTTTAA
- a CDS encoding PhzF family phenazine biosynthesis protein: MKQTIIQVDAFTNKPFSGNPAAVCVLETPQSDEWMQNVAKEMNLSETAFLVKQVDGYSLRWFTPATEVPLCGHATLASSHVLWSENHLSPDESARFHTKSGLLIAKKQDDWIELDFPANPSEAISTPPEISEALGVPVKAVVKNSLGYLVEVESEDLVRKLEPNFTILTKLFPEVIVTSIAESSSEFDFVSRFFCPGLGINEDPVTGAAHCCLAPYWRNKLNKDEFLAYQASSRGGVVKLKYSGGDRVYLRGQAVTVLRGELVGS, from the coding sequence ATGAAACAAACAATAATCCAAGTTGACGCATTTACTAACAAACCTTTTTCTGGAAATCCTGCTGCTGTTTGCGTTTTAGAAACTCCTCAAAGTGACGAATGGATGCAAAATGTAGCGAAGGAAATGAATTTATCGGAAACCGCATTTTTAGTCAAACAAGTAGACGGTTATAGTTTACGCTGGTTTACCCCCGCAACAGAAGTACCTTTGTGCGGGCACGCTACCCTTGCCAGTTCGCACGTTTTATGGTCAGAAAATCATCTTTCTCCCGACGAATCAGCCCGTTTTCACACCAAAAGCGGTTTATTAATTGCTAAAAAACAAGACGATTGGATTGAATTGGATTTTCCCGCAAATCCTTCTGAAGCTATTTCTACACCTCCAGAAATTAGCGAAGCTTTGGGAGTACCAGTTAAAGCAGTAGTGAAAAATTCTCTAGGTTATTTAGTAGAAGTTGAATCGGAAGACTTAGTTAGAAAATTAGAACCAAATTTTACAATTTTAACCAAGCTGTTTCCAGAAGTTATTGTTACTAGCATCGCTGAAAGTAGTTCGGAATTTGATTTTGTATCGCGCTTCTTTTGTCCGGGATTAGGTATTAATGAAGACCCTGTAACCGGTGCTGCTCATTGCTGTCTCGCACCTTACTGGAGAAATAAATTAAATAAAGACGAATTTTTAGCTTATCAGGCCTCAAGTAGAGGTGGTGTAGTAAAACTCAAATATTCTGGTGGAGATAGAGTTTATTTGAGGGGACAAGCTGTTACAGTTTTGCGAGGGGAATTAGTAGGTTCGTAG
- a CDS encoding pyridoxine 5'-phosphate synthase, with protein MTKLSVNLNRIALLRNSRNIDIPNVLNAAKIAVEAGANGITVHPRPDERHIKPKDVYELAQMLTVEFNIEGNPFQGNFMDMVCEVKPTQCTLVPDAPDAFTSNSGWNLAKNFHQLAPVIEKLKSFDIRISLFMDADSNQIPLVKKIGAHRVELYTEPYATAFRMGEVEAVFHKYIQAAKIAQDNDLGVNAGHDLNLQNLEKFCSIPNILEVSIGHALIAEALEMGLHNTVKAYLKILSSTL; from the coding sequence GTGACGAAGCTCAGCGTTAATCTCAACAGAATTGCTTTACTAAGAAACTCTCGGAATATCGACATTCCTAATGTTTTAAATGCAGCAAAAATAGCTGTGGAAGCAGGGGCAAATGGGATTACAGTTCATCCACGTCCAGATGAAAGACACATTAAACCTAAAGATGTATATGAATTAGCACAAATGCTTACCGTAGAATTCAACATCGAAGGTAATCCTTTCCAAGGTAATTTTATGGATATGGTTTGTGAAGTCAAACCAACCCAGTGTACATTAGTTCCAGATGCTCCCGATGCTTTTACATCCAATAGTGGTTGGAATTTAGCTAAAAATTTTCATCAACTCGCACCTGTTATCGAAAAACTGAAATCTTTTGATATTAGAATCAGTCTTTTTATGGATGCTGATTCCAACCAAATACCTTTAGTAAAAAAGATTGGTGCACACAGAGTTGAATTATATACTGAACCCTATGCAACTGCATTTCGCATGGGTGAAGTAGAAGCGGTTTTTCACAAATATATTCAAGCTGCAAAAATCGCTCAAGATAACGATTTAGGTGTTAACGCTGGACACGATTTAAATTTACAAAACTTAGAAAAATTCTGTTCTATCCCCAACATACTTGAAGTATCCATTGGTCATGCATTAATTGCTGAAGCGTTGGAAATGGGGCTACATAATACTGTCAAAGCTTACTTAAAAATTCTTTCTTCAACCTTATAG
- a CDS encoding PLP-dependent aminotransferase family protein, protein MKIPLDRKSRKPIYLQIKEKISRLIKSGALQPEERLPSIRSLAENLQVNKLTILEAYSILQADGIIFSRQGSGYFVNKSNTNLTNSTNMKSTFAPAQNVIISESAGNSFFDIHMSAVQAQVNEKIINFSYGLPRPPQDMALISRRTITNSIDSLFAYDIPHGQAILRRQVAQLLLQQGLEITPENLIITSGCQQALSLTMQYYLQKDDWVIVESPTYHGAISILENIGARIIGIPMNAEGMNLELLEKYLKSHRPKLIYTISTQHNPTGIATSQNHRQQLLELAEKYQCPILEDNAYEGLNFEQVPAPIKALDKQDLVIYAGTFSKTLIPGLRVGYMVVTGKHYQPLVERKLMDDVHTSTISQAIVSEYLSSGHYRRHRKKLQTENLLSRNIMLQAMENYFPQEAKWTVPNGGLFLWVQLPDNIDISEIRQQAIQENVLFASGSAFFPNQQGYPAMRLSFSNTSESEIDLGISILGKVLKKSIYIGCDNYSNQRLLAQINRNF, encoded by the coding sequence GTGAAGATTCCTTTAGATAGAAAATCGCGTAAACCGATATATTTACAAATTAAAGAGAAAATCAGTCGTTTAATCAAATCTGGAGCATTGCAACCAGAAGAACGTTTACCTTCAATTCGTTCTTTAGCAGAAAATTTACAAGTGAATAAATTAACAATTCTGGAAGCTTATAGCATTTTACAAGCAGACGGAATTATTTTTTCTCGTCAGGGTTCTGGATATTTCGTTAATAAATCGAATACGAATTTAACTAACTCTACAAATATGAAATCCACATTTGCACCAGCACAAAACGTAATTATTTCAGAAAGTGCGGGGAATTCTTTTTTTGATATTCATATGAGTGCTGTACAAGCACAAGTTAACGAAAAAATAATCAATTTTAGCTATGGCTTACCCCGCCCTCCTCAAGATATGGCTTTAATTAGTAGAAGGACAATTACTAATTCTATTGATAGTTTATTTGCTTACGATATTCCTCACGGACAAGCAATTTTAAGAAGACAAGTTGCTCAATTATTGCTACAGCAGGGTTTAGAGATTACTCCGGAAAATTTGATTATTACTAGCGGTTGTCAGCAAGCTTTATCGCTGACAATGCAATACTATTTGCAAAAAGATGACTGGGTAATTGTAGAAAGTCCGACTTATCACGGAGCGATATCAATTTTAGAAAATATCGGAGCCAGAATTATCGGTATTCCGATGAATGCTGAAGGAATGAATTTAGAATTATTAGAAAAATATCTTAAAAGTCATCGACCAAAGTTGATTTACACCATCAGCACCCAGCATAATCCTACAGGAATAGCTACTTCACAAAATCACCGACAACAACTCTTAGAATTAGCAGAAAAATATCAATGTCCGATTTTAGAAGATAACGCTTATGAAGGATTAAATTTTGAACAGGTACCAGCACCAATCAAAGCTTTAGATAAACAAGATTTAGTCATTTACGCTGGGACATTTTCTAAAACCTTGATTCCCGGTTTACGAGTTGGTTATATGGTAGTGACGGGGAAACATTATCAACCCTTAGTCGAACGTAAATTAATGGATGACGTTCACACATCTACAATTTCTCAAGCAATAGTCAGCGAATATCTTAGTTCCGGACATTATCGTCGTCACCGTAAAAAACTACAGACAGAAAACCTTCTCAGTCGTAATATAATGCTGCAAGCAATGGAAAACTATTTTCCTCAAGAAGCTAAATGGACAGTTCCCAACGGAGGTTTATTTTTGTGGGTGCAATTACCGGATAATATTGATATTTCAGAAATCCGTCAACAAGCTATTCAAGAAAACGTTTTATTCGCTTCCGGTTCTGCATTTTTCCCCAATCAACAAGGTTATCCAGCAATGAGATTGAGTTTTTCTAATACTTCTGAATCAGAAATTGATTTAGGAATATCGATTTTAGGTAAGGTTTTGAAAAAATCTATTTACATTGGATGCGATAATTATTCTAATCAGCGATTACTTGCTCAAATCAATCGTAACTTTTAG